Genomic window (Kazachstania africana CBS 2517 chromosome 10, complete genome):
TGATACAACTGTTCAGTGAAATAAAGTCTTTAACTTCATCGACTCCAGAGGCGTCCCTTGAAAAGGCTTTCAAAGACGAAATCATAAATGGCATCGGATTTGATACTTGCACGTATAGTAAGATAAGAAATACTCTACCAGACCATATTGGGGGTCATCCATTGTTTGACGATCGTCTGGAACAATACAGTGACTATCTCCCCCCAAAAAGTTTGTCCGACACAGGAacattcaaattgaaaactaAGTTCAGGAAAGAAGTTAATCCGTATTACTTTGGACTGGCTAATAACAAAAGATACGAGGTTGAAAAGAAGCTTAGAACTTATATGGCAAAGGTAGGGGACGTGAATTTCGACGATACTTTTATTCCTGCCGGAAACTTCGCcgatttattgaaatcaacAATCTACAGTGGATTATATTCTATCTCATCCGTGGATACATTTGGCTTATTCTTGAAACACACTTTAGATCATATCAAGAAGGGTAACTACGAGACACTGCTATCAAGGTCTGTCCATTTAATTCACATCTGTGTCGTCAACAACCTTAACGAAttcatgaaaatattttggcGTGAGTACGCCGTTGTAGATACcgaatattatcattatcacAGCATTGGATCTATTCTGTACTACTTTTTATCAGTTGATGACTTTTCATATGTACATGGAAAAAttcgagaaattttcagttttatGAAAATAGTGGCACCTCATATCGACATTAACAGCTATTTAAGAGAACAAACAGCCTCTTTCAACCCTGAAGTATTGTGGATTTTCGATAAGTCCTATACCCGCAAAAATGAAGGCAGGGAAAGGAAGAAACTTCTGGCTATAGAAAGAAGGGAAAAAATACTGAAGAAATTGGCTAAAcaacaaatgaaatttatcGAAAATAATCACTTTACTTCCCAggataaagaagaatacgCTGGAAGTGATGATTCATCGCAAGAAGAGATAAACAAACTAGGCTGGAAGTATCCTGACGACGGTTGTGtcttttgtaaaatgaaaaaagaagacGACGCATTTGTATACTTTTCTTACCTAGAGCAGAATATTTGCGATCATGGGGTTGATTTTCCTGATACAATCTACatgaaaaatgtttttAACAGCATGATTGGaccaaatattttcaagaacATATCAGCAGGTACAAAATTGATCGAGAATAAGCCTGTTCTTAGAACATGTGGACATGGTTCGCATATACGTTGTCTTGGCACTCATATGAAAAGTGCTCGTTCTACACAAAGTCATACTACAAAAAATACACCAGTTGCATATGGCTATGGTCTGAGTTACTGTCCAGTTTGTAATTCTCTAAGCAATTGCTTTCTTCCAAGGTTGGAAGATTACAGTGATCAGAAGATGgatgatttttttgagaataatcaaaatataatagaTGTAACGTCAGAGTTATTAGTGTCTACGGCTAAAAAGACACTTATGATCTTCGAAGATATGGAAAGGGGTGATGATCAGGATACAGGTTACAAGGATATCAAAGTTATTGACAGACTCTTAGCTGATACTGTGCGGAATATGGAACTACGTTTAAGATGCAAATCACACAATCAAAAGGATACTAAtgaaatgataaaaaatcagTGCGCGCTAACTTTGAAATTGCTAGCAGGTTTCAAGCTTTTTCTGCAGAGATATTGTATTTCTGAAAGTTTCGAAGATTTGAAGCACATCAATTGGAAGAAAGTTATTTATGCTTCAGATAATAATCTATTGTACGCCGGTTGTAAAATTCTTGGAACTTATAACCAAGAACCATCAACATCgatattaaatttgatgaaaagagaatttCATAAAAGTTTCATGGTTTTAATTATGAACTTAGTGCAGGTAGATTTTTATAATTCTACTAATGTGGCAATGAAACCGTGGAACAGTGAAATAACTTCGCTACCGATTAAATCCAAGTCATTTTTTCGTGTTTTCCAAGCTTACCTTTCTTTCTATTTATATGATACGAGAAATATTAATCAAAGCTGTATTGTAAATCATGCTTACTTGACAATGGCTGAATGTCTGAAAACCTTTTTACAGAGGCTTTACTTTATATTCAGGGCATTTTATTCCATTGAAAGTGATCATAAAGGCCGCTCGAAATTTGCTAATGAATTTGAGTTTTTACTATCCTATTTTAGGATCCCAAATATCAGAAATTTCAGTGAGTTTATTGACAGTTTTGCACAGAATGACATTGATGAAATAACCATGCTAATGCATAAGGTGACAaaaggagaagaaaaagcCTCAATTATGATTCAtaatctgaaaaatataaacttcaattcttttgcACCGTTCAAGTTCATTGAtttgccaaaaaatttatcagaATTCTAtagaagagaagaaagCAAATGTATTTATAGAATATTAGAATACGAATCAGCAATATGCCTATTATGTGGTGAAAGATTACACATTCAAAAGCCATTCCCGCTGTATGGGTATTTATATGGCGAATGTACTAGTCACGtcagaaaaaattgtaagGCAACCTCGATCTACGGTGTTTTCCTATTAATTGATACAAACGTTATTTATCTGTCATACGGAACGCGAGGGTCATTTTATCGTACACCATATTTAAATAAGTACGGTGAAcctgatgaagaattcaaatttgggAACCCAGTGTACCTAAACAAATCAAGATATGAACATTTAAGCAACGATATTCTGATGGGAAATATGATACCGCACGTCGTCTTTAGACTGAGTGAAGGAAATGCAGACTTAGGTGGATGGGAGACGATGTAGctaaaaattaaaagaggaaaaaaaattatgttaATCATTACATAAAACATATATAAGCAGTAAGAAATGAAGATCTAATAGGAGAATAGAACAGAAAATAAAGGATTAAATTCGCGAAAATTATTTGTCTTCGATCTTTGTTGcatctaatttttctacAGCATCGTTGACTGCTTTGTCATTGTTTTGTGCACCTGGGTATCTAGTACCCTTGTTCTTTGGTTTCTTGGCTTTCTTAGTCTTTTCTGGGGTTAGAACTGGATAACCTTTGGCTTGAGCTTCTTGATATTCTGGGCTGTTTTGGAACGCTTCTCTGATTGGAGCTAGTAACACATTAATGGCATCTGATACACcagttttcaaatctggAGGAGACAATTTTTCGTCTTTGAATGCCTGTTTCAATTCATCGAAGGACTTGAATGTGATTGGACCACCGAATTTTTCAGGTCTATCAATGTGGAATTCGAAGAAACCGTTTCCATGCTTTAATTCTTGAATAGGCGCTACAACGTATTCAACAAAAGATAGTAAaccattttcttcaacgtTACCTGGGCTACAAAAAGCGctattaattttctttttaactTGTTTTGGCTCTTCTagtaaatcaattttagaatTTGGATCAGAAGCAGACATTTTACCACCTTGACCTAAACCTGGGACCATTGGGTTCATTAAATGAGCTCTCTTTTTGTAACCTAACTTTTCTAAGTTTTCTTCAGCAAGAACAaaaatctttctttgatcAACACCACCGAATTGTACATCGACGCCTAAGTATTCTTCATCTAAAGCTTGCATTAGTGGGTAAATTAGACCACTTAATAATGGGTTTGCGACTTGTTTTACGACATCGGCACCGGCTCTCTTAGCATCATTTTGAGAACATACATTAGCCATTCTAAAAATATCCATGGTGTAATTGGAGGACGTTTGATAGGATGAGCCGACAACGAATTTCAACTTGTCAACTGGGACGTTAATACTCTTTAAGATTGCCTTGATGGTCAATTCGTAGTACTTAGCTCTGTATTGCACAACGTCTAAAGAGGCCTTCATGTTGTCTAAGAAAGCGTGTAAGTCTGCTACAAGCACAGTAACTTCACAGCCAGCTTTTAAGAAATGCGCCAGTTTAGTCATTGGAACGAAGTAACCACAGTGTGGTTTACCAGTTGGGGCGGTACCCCAGTACAATTTTAATGGTCTCTTTTCGACTTCAAGAAcatttttgatgatttgtGGGTTTAAAACTTCTTGAAGATTCTTTGTGATGAGACTGTAAGCCTCTTGTGGGTCGATATttgtcattatttgatCGATGCTCTTGATGGTGGTGGACGAGTGAACGTTGCTCTagtcaaatattttgaaaatttttttcaatattagtTTCGGATGACGCACGCTCGGCCGAACCATGAagtactttttttttttgctttttaaACAAAATCAGGGTTCCGTCTTTAAAATTAGGTCTTCGCGGCATCAATATGTCAAATTTGTGGAAACTGGAGTGGAAACTACCGGTGGCATATTATGTGGCTTCCACTTGCCacgaaaaaagaaataatggTGTCCTAACCCggaatcaaaaaaaaatattcgaAAAGTACCTCAAAACTCTCAGGCCTAGACGACATACTCTGGATACGAATTACGGTATTTCAGAGTTGAGAGATCTCTATGTCATACGGTTTTCAGAGGTGTTCTAAGGACTGGTCCCACCATTCGTCATTCTGGTCCGTTTCCCCATAATCAGACAACCCATTTTGTCGAATGATAGTGTGCGATGATTAGATTGCTACGGCACTTGACATCACGGCATATGTTGCGGAGGTCCATAGAAAGACCGTAGGGGAGAGTAATTTATCCTTCCAAGGAAAGCCAAGATCGGTTCATTTTTGTTATGAAACAAgctttttttattttgtttcctACTCTGTTTTATGCAACGCTCGAGACCAAACTGATAATGCTACTAAGAAAAGCTACCCCACACTTATATGCGAACCCTTCCCTCACTCTGTGCTCGAACTTCTTTTCCGCGTAATTACTCCTCGAAGTTCGTGCGTCATTTCTCTCACTTACCAAACTGGTGTCATTTTCTCGAAGACTGCTGACACCTcgcttcttttttttacgACTCACGCACACAAAAGAAACGACTTTACTGCGGAGTTTCTCTGCTCGAGCACTCGTTCCCAGAAAAGAAATGTACTCGTCGAGACTCTCGAGTCCTGCTGAAATACCTaactgattttttttcaatatatatatattcaattgTATGATTAGAGTTTGCATACGAGAGGCCTTTGTTATTCACGAGCGTATCAACTTATTTTATctcaaatatatatagacATCTGAGAGTTGCATCATGTTAGCTGGGTGGCTGTCAAACAGTCATCAGAATGATAAGAGAGACGGTTATTTATCTTATTTCATTCCAACAAAGATAATTCCAAACCATCGCACAATACCGAGCGCAATGGATTCGATATCCAGGTTCAAGAGAAGAAGCTACAACAGAGTAAGGAGATCAAGGAGTCATTTGTCTTCTCACTACTCGAGATTTGTCAATGACGCCTTTTCCATGCTAAAGGGCTCTGAGAAACCAGAACTCGTATTGAGACATCCTCAACCTTCACATATCAATTCGGATACGGCAAAGTATGTTTCTTCGTCATATTCTGATACCATTTCAGATTCTGAAACGCAGACTTTGGTCAATTCATTGACTTCATCCTCTTCGTTGACCATTGATTCGCGGGCCACTCCAGTCATGGAAGaggatttgaaagatttagTGGAAGAGAAATTCAGATCCATTTCTTCCACTCCTGAGctattttttgaaacaactAAGGAAGCAAAACTCTCTTCCGAGCAGATTAAGTCCctaatcaaaatttttggttaCGATAGGGCTTACGAACTGGGGAAATCTGAGCATTTACATTACTACCAACTTCCATTCCCATATAGAGAAAATCGTTACATCATCAACAATTATAGATTTTATGACTCCCATAAGAAATCTTTGCTTTCAATCTTCAAATTACACAATGAAGCTACAAATATTTGGTCACATCTTTTAGGTGCTATTTACTTCCTCTATGTCCTCTTTCATGACttaccaaattcaattataGTATCCTCTTCAATGGTCCCTACTACAGCTAAACTTTTTCTGTACTTGTTCGTTTTTgcttcattgaaatgtaTGCTATCTTCCACTTTCTATCATACATTTAATGGGACCTCAATGTTGAAATTACGTCGTAAATTTATGTGTGTGGATTACAGtggaatttcaattctgaTAACTTCATCAATCTTATCCATCCAATTCATTTCATTGTACGACTATCCGAACATACTAAAATTTTACATGTGCGCATCCTTCATGCTGGGCGTTCTGGGAATATTCATGAATTGGTCTCCCTTGTTCGACAGTCCAGAAGCCAGGCCTTTaagaatcaaattcttcatcctATTAAGCTCATGTGGTGCATTTGCATTATTGCATCTAGTATTCTTGGAAAAAAGCATTTTTGCAGCTATAGATGTATTATTACCACTCACAAATAAATCCATCGTCTGGTATTTGGTCGGTGTCGTATTCTATGGTTCCTTTATACCAGAAAGATTCAGAACGGATTATATTGTTGACAAATCCATTCCAACAACTTTACGTCTATCAACCGATTTATCAGTGATTACAACAGAAAAGCATATTCATTTCCGGAATGAACCAACCAAATCCGGGAAATCTGGATTTTTCACACTTTGGTGGGTAGACTACCTATTCTGTTCCCATACCTTATGGCATATCTTTGTCGTGCTTGGTGTGGTGGGCCATTATAAAACTCTCTGTGAgatgtttttgaaaaaatggcttatttaaataataatatattggCACGACTTGTCAATTATATATCTCATGTAAATTTTTATGACCTTATAATCGTTACGTTTTTTATGAATACCAGCACTCCttatattccaaaaaattgaccATGATCGTATATTACTTGATGGCTTGCCAGATATATACACTTTTATACGATACTGCCGATCGTTCTTATTTGAAGagatatgaaaaaaaattggacgAGTCCGGAATCGAACCGAAGACCTCTCCCATGCTAAGGGAGCGCGCTACCAACTACGCCACACGCCCataattttttactttttaGAAAGTAATTTTATCATATACATTAGTATATCACTAGTATGACTCCAAAATTAATATGCGATGAATCTGCTGGTTATGCCCAGTATATTAGAAAGTAAGTGCATATAGATGGTGTATCATTATGTGTGCAGCTCTACAAGGCGAACAAATATACTTCTATCTTCAATCTAacaataatgatgaaatttggTGAACtgtatatatctatatctCTTATATTTAGTATAATCCCGTTGAGAATTTTAACCGATTGTTCTGGTGTATTTCGTACAGCAGCATAGTTATTACAGAGATGCCGTTTGTGGACGTACATGTGGTGGCGTTGATGACAGACCAATACAAATACTTTCAGTATTCTTCGTAATGTTCCATCTCTTGAACCCCCGAAAAACaattgtttttcaaagcatAAGTTGGCATATATTAGTAACTTCCGGTTGCATCtttctaaaaaaaaattgttagTCCACGTTAATAGTATAAGTTGATCTTTCACCGCCAaattactttttttcacactcctcttcaatttcatcgaTCATATCCCATACAACATCTTCAGCGATTGCTTCCTTTGAAAGAATGTCCAAAGTTTTAATGGAGAGATCTCCATACTCCTTTATAACTTCGTCAAGGTACCTCAGATCACCTCTAGTCGTGACAATTTTGGCCTCACCACCGTTGAAGCAGCTTACCGTAGGGTAATATCCAAGTTTATTGTTATTAAcatatttatttcttaGCAATGCACCTTTAGTCGAATGACTGCCTTCGGTTgttgatttcaaaaagtttatATCGCTACCACTcttattcaaatctttattGGAGAAATCGGTGTCATCTGAATACTCTccatttttccaataattgaaataaaatttctcattATATTGTAATTCACTAAATGGTGGAAGGAATGGATTGATATTTTCGAATGCTTTACCCAAATATTTCCCATTTAAGTAAACTGCCAACGatgaatctttcaaagtGTAATATTCTTgtctttctcttttatcAGAAGAGTAATATTCTGGTTTCGTTGTCTTTACGTAATCGGTACCTTCAAAgaataattgatttttataTCTAATCGCAATTTGGTCTCTAACTATGTTGTTATAATCAATTGATTCCAATAGCGCCTTTTGAAACTCTTTATTGGACGGTGCCCTATTAAACCTggtctttttcttctgagGACCTGAAGTATCATGATTCCAGGGATCTACACTATGATTGCTACTATGGCCATTGTTATTGGCTTCTAGATCCGATTGGTTTAGAGCTGCAATTCTTCTCTCAGTATACTCTTTAGCTTGCTCTATCTGAGTCTTAGTATCCGGCAATTTCAAAACGAACCCTAAAATATCACCTGGCTTTAGCGGTGTACCTTGCTCTAACACATGAATTAACTTGCCCTTATGTATAGATTCCAAAGAATGGTCTCTTATGCCGTAGCTATATGAATCGAAACCGACAGGGGCCTCTAAGCTTGCTTCCCTTCTCGATATACCAAATCTTATATGTGACCTTGAATCAACTAACTCTTTAGATCTCCTAATATCGTCGGTATCTCCCATATCTGGAACAGCGCCACCTTTCAAAAGTTCTACTTCCCAATATGTTGTCCCTTCTTTAATACTAACATCACACCTTGCAGTCCTCCAACCAGTGGATTTCTTGACTGCTATGATATCGTTATGATTTTCCAGCAATGAGATACCATCAGAACGATCCATCAGGTTGAATCCTGGCTTCTCGAAAGGATACTCGCTATTGCAATACCCTAACTCTCTAAACTCGGCAATTGGTGCGCAGGGTACATACATGAAATTACGTTTATTTAAAGGTATATCATGGGGCTTGTTGAAGCCATCGTGAGTAGAATGGAATTGTGGCAAACTAGGGCGTTCCACACCATTGGATACATCAAAGTCGCCAGATTGGTAAGGGATTACGCCGGGCTTCATGGTGCTGATGATTCTTCTTAGTCTTGTGATGTATCATGTACTTCTAAACgtttatcaaatttccgagatttgatatattaaaaaattgtaattgtaatttttgaaaaatttctcgatGAGCTTAAGAAACTTAAGGATTTGTTTGCTTTGATGCGAGCCCCCGAAGCTGTCCTGTTTGGGTTTTTTGTCGCTACTACTGTTTCCCAATCTGTGATTTGGGCTCCTCTTCAATACAGCAATAACTGGATACTTTATCAGGCTTTCGAAAATGGGTAATACGAAGGGTGAAAATCGTGTTAGCAAGACAGCGTGCAAGAAATGTTCTAAGGAGACACCTCATCTTGGAATACCGAAATCTAGGTCTGCGTGTAAACGATGCAGAGCTAAGAAGATTAAATGTGATCAGGAATTTCCTAGTTGCGGCAAATGTGCCAAGGTCAACGAACCTTGCGTTTCGATAGATCCTGCTACAGGGGAAGATATCCCAAGATCATATGTTCTATTTTTGGAAGATCGATTATCTGCTATGATGCGGAGACTAAAGGAGTTTGGTGTCGACCCTGCTCAAATAAAGGGTAATATCCCAGCTACAAGTAATGATGATCCGtgtaatttgaaaatgtatAAGAATGCCAAGAAAAACAATAGGAAAGGAGGTTTCcatttgaatgatgatCTTCTGGCATCCTTTTTAATCAAGAAGGGAAAAACTTTGAAACGCGAGCCTGATAATCAGCAAGCTATTTCTCCCTCTACAAATATGGAACCTATTACCAGCCTACCTGAAACAGGTAGTTCTGTCGAATATGACACAAAACCTTTAGAATTTCAAGAGTCTAACGATCATTTTTCGAAGCTGGgatcttcaaaaatggaTGAGgcaaattcttttcttggGGACTCTTCAGGTATTTCTTTTGCTAAATTAGTCCTCACTGCAGCAAACTTCTCACCTGAATCATTGCACAATGAAgcagatgaagaaattgaacagAACTTGTCAAATTTAGTGTCAGGTGAAGCAATAGAATCTTCATTGAAGTTTGCTCCTCTAGATCTACCGACTCGTGAAGAAGCGGAACGTTGGATTGttagatttttcattgatacAAATTCTCAATTACCTATCTTCCACAGGGAattattcttgaaaaaatattttgaaccAGTATATGGTCCATGGAATCCTGAGATATCTTTAGTTTCAGATAGTAATAAGATCAATACTGCATTTGAATTACCGGAAAGTATGTTGGATTCAGCAAGAGcagatgaagatgacatCAATATTGATCCATCTATACCTTGGTATAACACATGGgaaacattgaaaaatatgggTGAAACTATAAAGCTTCCCTCTAGGCTAAAAAAGccctttttctttttgaatatcGTTTTTGCCATAGGCCATTCAACCCAGGTGTTGCTAGCTGACACTAGAAAAGTTGTGACCTTCAAAAAAAGGGCAttacatttttcaaatgttgTCTTCTCATCGAATGACAGATTGGAAGCTCTGGCCGGtacattattattagcTGATTATTCAATCATGCGACCTAGTGTGCCTGGCGTTTGGTATCTTATGGGCTCAGTTCTTCGGTTAACCGTTGATTTAGGTTTACATagtgaaattttgaattcaaattatgACCCATTTACTAGAGAAATTCGAAGAAGACTGTTTTGGAGTGTTTATGCTTTGGACAGACAGGTTTGTTCCTATTTTGGAAGACCCTTCGGAATTcctgaagaaaatattaccaCTAGATATCCAAGTATACTAGATGATTCTGTCATAGTtgccaaaaattttgtactAGATGACTATTCTGATGCAACGAGCCAATGTGCATCTTCGAAGGTAATTGCCATGGCAATGTTCAAAGTTAGAAAAATTCAGGCTGATATCGTCAAAATATTGTATGCACCAAATTCTGAACTACCGAGAGgtttttcagattttgaacAATGGAGAGATTCAGCCCGTAATAAATTGGATAAATGGTATAGTATTGAAGTTCCTAAGTCCTTTGATGCCATGAACtgtaaattcaatattttcttttttgatttaaattACCATTATAGTAAACTGATATTGTATGGATTGGCTCCTAAATGTCCTGTCTTGAACGAGAAGGCCTTTCAAATTGTGTTAGAAAGTTCAAAAGGTACAATTGATGTCTTTGATGGGCTTTGCAATAAACAGAAACTAACCTACACCTGGGTTGCAGTCCACAATATCTTTATGACAGGTATGACGTATTTGTATGTTACTTATTATGCCaataaaactttcaatGAGAACGAAGAAACTGTGAAGGAATATACAGCGAAAGTTTTGAACGTCCTGAGAAACTTAATAGGTACATGCAACGCTGCTAAAAATTGCTACAAGATGTACAAGACATTATCAGCAGTAGTTGTGAGTCTGAAATACGGTTCGAATAAGAACGTGAAGAATATTGACGCCAAAGTAACggatgaaaatgatccTCCTAATGCGGAACTTTTTTCAACAATACCTGACATCTCCAtggataattttgatattccATTGGAAGAGTTCTTTActgaattggaaaaagttAGTGCTAACAATTTAAATACAGGTACAGAACAGTCTTTAGTGATGACCGACCCGCTGCTTTCTACTGGCACAGTCCCAAATGTGCCCAAGCTCGATGCAAACAGTTTTGATGCTGCATCATTGCAAGGCAATGAAGACAATAATCTTGTGAATTTGTTATACCAGGCAACATCGCACAGTTTGTGGGATGATTTCTTCGTTAAAGGGAATGGTGTCAACAGCAATGACATGGAGATGCACATAGCACATTTCAATGGCAGTTtgtagaaaaaaaaagttatataATATTCGATCGTTTATAGATTAAATAAGCATCCATGTCTAAAAATAGATTCAGGAACCCCATCACACTGCAAAATCGCGGAACTTGATGCAGACAAAAAAGACTCAGCTATCCATCTATCGATACGGTCATCGTGGGAGCCTCAC
Coding sequences:
- the PPR1 gene encoding Ppr1p (similar to Saccharomyces cerevisiae PPR1 (YLR014C); ancestral locus Anc_5.235); translation: MGNTKGENRVSKTACKKCSKETPHLGIPKSRSACKRCRAKKIKCDQEFPSCGKCAKVNEPCVSIDPATGEDIPRSYVLFLEDRLSAMMRRLKEFGVDPAQIKGNIPATSNDDPCNLKMYKNAKKNNRKGGFHLNDDLLASFLIKKGKTLKREPDNQQAISPSTNMEPITSLPETGSSVEYDTKPLEFQESNDHFSKLGSSKMDEANSFLGDSSGISFAKLVLTAANFSPESLHNEADEEIEQNLSNLVSGEAIESSLKFAPLDLPTREEAERWIVRFFIDTNSQLPIFHRELFLKKYFEPVYGPWNPEISLVSDSNKINTAFELPESMLDSARADEDDINIDPSIPWYNTWETLKNMGETIKLPSRLKKPFFFLNIVFAIGHSTQVLLADTRKVVTFKKRALHFSNVVFSSNDRLEALAGTLLLADYSIMRPSVPGVWYLMGSVLRLTVDLGLHSEILNSNYDPFTREIRRRLFWSVYALDRQVCSYFGRPFGIPEENITTRYPSILDDSVIVAKNFVLDDYSDATSQCASSKVIAMAMFKVRKIQADIVKILYAPNSELPRGFSDFEQWRDSARNKLDKWYSIEVPKSFDAMNCKFNIFFFDLNYHYSKLILYGLAPKCPVLNEKAFQIVLESSKGTIDVFDGLCNKQKLTYTWVAVHNIFMTGMTYLYVTYYANKTFNENEETVKEYTAKVLNVLRNLIGTCNAAKNCYKMYKTLSAVVVSLKYGSNKNVKNIDAKVTDENDPPNAELFSTIPDISMDNFDIPLEEFFTELEKVSANNLNTGTEQSLVMTDPLLSTGTVPNVPKLDANSFDAASLQGNEDNNLVNLLYQATSHSLWDDFFVKGNGVNSNDMEMHIAHFNGSL